In one window of Campylobacter hepaticus DNA:
- a CDS encoding MotA/TolQ/ExbB proton channel family protein codes for MEIKSDAISELVLPEGREVKSSLLYLKIIFIPAFLYALILLAYFNIINFKVEFYTLVMTGVIFFVALIFARHSAEYAYGILEQQKDEFKQTLKRYIMKHFLAIGKDTKSNANFDDFARAYIQDARNENFANIGFAIFPMMGILGTFISIALSMPNFSSSDTEALEQEIADLLSGVGTAFYVSIYGISLALWWIFFEKFGKSKIERLLNRQKNSTSSFFWTKEELEQRYLSESLQHFEKISTIFKQVSNEDFFAELDHAIDRKFGIFQDMLNVEEKAIRLSSEHIKQAMGELGRAQRDQRDLGKLYSEMLNGVALLNQNLKEINTRMSEQYNRLLDISTDKIHHFDKTLSAFDERVERFGKNFELYERAMLETQEKVFEGFKSSLFEGMHKFKEIYEEEKSIDAKIKMMDELKKEIKALDEETNKIMDKFDKKECNQEEQLNDTMQELEQECKEDK; via the coding sequence ATGGAGATTAAATCAGATGCAATTTCAGAGCTTGTTTTGCCTGAAGGTAGAGAGGTAAAAAGTTCTTTACTTTATTTAAAAATTATTTTTATTCCCGCTTTTTTGTATGCTTTAATTTTATTAGCTTATTTTAATATCATCAATTTTAAAGTTGAATTTTATACCCTTGTAATGACTGGTGTGATTTTTTTTGTAGCATTGATTTTTGCTAGACATAGTGCTGAGTATGCTTATGGTATTTTAGAACAGCAAAAAGATGAATTTAAGCAAACATTAAAAAGATATATTATGAAACACTTTTTAGCTATTGGAAAAGATACAAAATCAAATGCTAATTTTGATGATTTTGCTCGTGCTTATATTCAAGATGCAAGAAATGAAAATTTTGCTAATATAGGTTTTGCTATATTTCCTATGATGGGAATTTTAGGTACTTTTATAAGTATAGCTTTATCTATGCCTAATTTTAGTTCTAGTGATACAGAGGCTTTAGAACAAGAAATTGCTGATTTATTAAGCGGGGTAGGTACGGCTTTTTATGTTTCAATTTATGGAATTTCTTTGGCGCTTTGGTGGATATTTTTTGAAAAATTTGGTAAGAGTAAAATAGAGCGTTTATTAAATCGTCAAAAAAACTCAACTAGTAGTTTTTTTTGGACTAAAGAAGAATTAGAACAAAGATATTTAAGTGAAAGTTTGCAACATTTTGAAAAGATTAGTACTATTTTTAAACAAGTCAGTAATGAGGATTTTTTTGCTGAACTTGATCATGCTATTGATAGGAAATTTGGTATTTTTCAAGATATGTTAAATGTAGAAGAAAAAGCTATAAGATTAAGTAGCGAACACATTAAACAGGCTATGGGTGAATTAGGTAGGGCTCAAAGAGATCAAAGGGATCTTGGAAAACTTTATAGTGAGATGTTAAATGGTGTTGCCTTGTTAAATCAAAATTTAAAAGAAATTAATACAAGAATGTCAGAACAATATAATCGTTTATTAGATATTAGTACAGATAAAATTCATCATTTTGATAAAACTTTGAGTGCATTTGATGAAAGAGTAGAGCGTTTTGGAAAAAATTTTGAACTTTATGAAAGAGCTATGTTAGAAACTCAAGAGAAGGTTTTTGAAGGGTTTAAAAGTAGTTTATTTGAGGGTATGCATAAATTTAAAGAAATATATGAAGAAGAAAAAAGTATTGATGCTAAGATTAAGATGATGGATGAGCTTAAAAAGGAAATAAAAGCACTTGATGAAGAAACTAATAAAATAATGGATAAATTTGATAAAAAAGAGTGTAATCAAGAAGAACAATTAAATGATACCATGCAAGAATTAGAACAAGAGTGTAAAGAAGACAAATGA
- the fbaA gene encoding class II fructose-bisphosphate aldolase, with protein MGVLSLVKVGVVSGSDLNKVYTYAKAEGFAIPAVNVVGTDSINAVLEAAKKVNSPVIIQFSNGGAKFYAGKNCPNGEILGAISGAKHVHLLAKAYGVPVILHTDHAARKLLPWIDGLIEANAEYKKIYGQALFSSHMLDLSEESLEENLSTCELYLKKLDALDIALEIELGCTGGEEDGVDNTGIDNSKLYTQPEDVALAYERLGKISDKFSIAASFGNVHGVYKPGNVSLQPEILKNSQKFVKEKFALDAHNPINFVFHGGSGSELKDIKEALSYGVVKMNIDTDTQWAFWDGVRKYELKNRAYLQGQIGNPEGDDKPNKKYYDPRIWLRSGEESMIKRLEIAFEDLNCINKN; from the coding sequence ATGGGTGTATTAAGCCTTGTAAAAGTAGGGGTGGTTAGTGGAAGTGACTTAAATAAAGTTTATACTTATGCTAAGGCAGAGGGTTTTGCCATCCCTGCAGTTAATGTTGTAGGAACTGATTCGATTAATGCTGTTTTAGAGGCTGCTAAAAAGGTTAATTCTCCTGTTATTATCCAGTTTTCTAATGGTGGAGCTAAATTTTATGCAGGAAAAAATTGCCCTAATGGAGAAATTTTAGGAGCTATTAGCGGAGCTAAGCATGTGCATTTGCTAGCTAAAGCTTATGGTGTGCCTGTGATTTTACATACTGATCATGCTGCTAGGAAACTTTTACCTTGGATTGATGGACTTATTGAGGCTAATGCTGAATATAAAAAGATTTATGGGCAAGCTTTATTTAGTTCACATATGTTAGATCTTAGTGAAGAAAGTTTAGAAGAAAATCTTAGCACTTGTGAACTTTATCTTAAAAAACTTGATGCTTTGGACATAGCACTTGAAATAGAGCTTGGTTGTACGGGTGGTGAAGAAGATGGAGTAGATAATACAGGTATAGACAATTCTAAACTTTATACTCAGCCAGAAGATGTGGCTCTTGCTTATGAAAGACTTGGAAAGATAAGTGATAAATTTTCTATTGCGGCAAGTTTTGGAAATGTTCATGGGGTCTATAAACCAGGCAATGTAAGTTTGCAACCAGAAATTCTCAAAAATTCTCAAAAATTTGTTAAGGAAAAATTTGCTTTAGATGCTCACAATCCTATTAATTTTGTGTTTCATGGCGGAAGTGGTAGCGAGTTAAAAGATATTAAAGAAGCCTTAAGTTATGGTGTTGTTAAAATGAATATCGATACAGATACTCAATGGGCTTTTTGGGATGGAGTGCGTAAGTACGAGCTTAAAAATAGGGCTTATTTGCAAGGACAAATTGGAAATCCTGAGGGTGATGATAAGCCAAATAAAAAATATTATGATCCACGTATTTGGTTAAGAAGTGGAGAAGAAAGTATGATAAAGCGTTTAGAAATTGCTTTTGAAGATTTAAATTGTATAAACAAAAACTAA
- a CDS encoding peptidylprolyl isomerase, with protein MKKFSLVAAALIAGVALNINAATVATVNGKNISDAQVGDFFAPVLRGQDFKALPDDQKRALVQQYIMQDLITQDAKKQNLEKDPLYAKELDRAKEAILLNVYQEKILNAIKIDAAKVKAFYEQNKDKYVKPARVQAKHILVASEKEAMDIISQLKGLKGKELEAKFTQLAQEKSIDSGSKNQGGELGWFDQSTMVKPFTDAAFALKNGTISTTPIKTNFGYHVILKENSQAKAQIKFEEVKQGIENALKFEEFKKVMNEKGQELLNNAKVEYK; from the coding sequence ATGAAAAAATTTTCTTTAGTCGCAGCAGCTTTGATTGCGGGTGTAGCTTTAAATATAAATGCAGCTACAGTGGCCACTGTAAATGGTAAAAATATTAGTGATGCACAAGTAGGTGATTTTTTTGCCCCTGTTCTTAGAGGTCAAGACTTTAAAGCTTTGCCAGATGATCAAAAAAGAGCTCTGGTGCAACAATACATTATGCAAGATTTAATAACACAAGATGCTAAAAAGCAAAATTTGGAAAAAGATCCCCTTTATGCAAAAGAACTTGATCGTGCAAAAGAAGCTATACTTCTTAATGTTTATCAAGAAAAAATTTTAAATGCTATCAAAATTGATGCTGCTAAAGTAAAAGCATTTTATGAGCAAAATAAAGACAAATATGTAAAACCTGCAAGAGTGCAAGCAAAACATATTTTAGTAGCTAGTGAAAAAGAAGCTATGGATATTATTAGTCAACTTAAAGGTTTAAAAGGTAAAGAATTAGAAGCTAAATTTACTCAGCTTGCTCAAGAAAAATCTATTGATTCAGGATCAAAAAATCAAGGCGGTGAACTTGGTTGGTTTGATCAATCAACTATGGTAAAACCTTTTACAGATGCTGCTTTTGCCCTTAAAAATGGTACAATTTCTACAACTCCAATAAAAACCAACTTCGGTTATCATGTCATTTTAAAAGAAAATTCTCAAGCTAAAGCTCAAATTAAATTTGAAGAAGTTAAGCAAGGTATTGAAAATGCGCTTAAATTTGAAGAATTTAAAAAAGTGATGAATGAAAAAGGGCAAGAATTATTAAATAATGCTAAGGTGGAATACAAATAA
- the nth gene encoding endonuclease III has translation MKRNLKIKELFLQHFNKATTELKFSNLYELLVCVMLSAQCTDKRVNLITPDLFKAYPDIKTLAKANLSSLKTYIQTCSFYNNKAQNLIKMAQTVCENFDGEIPLNEQDLKSLAGVGQKTAHVVLIEWCGANFMAVDTHVFRVAHRLNLSKAKTPEATEEDLTYIFKDNLNYLHQAMVLFGRYTCKAKKPLCKTCFLNHLCKSKDKEIT, from the coding sequence ATGAAAAGAAATTTAAAAATTAAAGAACTTTTTTTACAACATTTTAATAAAGCTACAACAGAACTAAAATTTTCAAACCTTTATGAACTCTTAGTTTGCGTTATGCTTTCTGCTCAATGCACAGACAAAAGAGTAAATCTTATCACTCCAGATCTTTTTAAAGCTTATCCTGATATTAAAACTCTTGCAAAAGCTAATTTATCAAGTCTTAAAACCTACATACAAACTTGTTCTTTTTATAATAATAAAGCCCAAAATCTTATAAAAATGGCGCAAACAGTTTGCGAGAATTTTGATGGAGAAATCCCTTTAAATGAACAAGATTTAAAATCTTTAGCTGGAGTAGGACAAAAAACAGCTCACGTAGTTTTAATTGAATGGTGTGGAGCTAATTTCATGGCAGTAGATACTCATGTTTTTCGCGTTGCACATCGTTTAAATTTAAGTAAAGCAAAAACCCCTGAAGCTACAGAAGAAGATTTAACATACATATTTAAAGACAATCTTAACTATCTTCATCAAGCTATGGTGCTTTTTGGACGCTATACCTGTAAAGCAAAAAAACCTTTATGCAAAACATGTTTTTTAAACCATCTTTGTAAAAGCAAGGATAAAGAGATAACATGA
- a CDS encoding DNA/RNA non-specific endonuclease, whose product MKILIVLLILYLKSFAFEHYKPSAEFASYFNPINCSQILDKFFYLNCYDYKLKGTKAIAYQVEAKNFKNKQIKKRPRFEDDTNIPKKYRTTWSDYKNSGYTRGHTAPNASFNFNKAAQNSVFLMSNITPQNEQINNKIWNEIEQKERILALKFHSIEVLNLVLYDKNPQFIKNHIAIPFSYIKIIKTPKFKECYKVPNHEVENEDINKYKINCDKF is encoded by the coding sequence ATGAAAATATTGATTGTATTATTAATTTTATATTTAAAAAGTTTTGCCTTTGAACATTATAAACCTAGTGCTGAATTTGCTTCTTATTTTAACCCTATTAATTGTTCTCAAATTTTAGATAAATTTTTTTATTTAAATTGTTACGATTATAAACTTAAAGGCACTAAAGCCATAGCTTACCAAGTAGAAGCTAAAAATTTTAAAAATAAACAAATTAAAAAACGTCCACGCTTTGAAGATGATACAAATATACCTAAAAAATACCGCACCACATGGAGTGATTATAAAAATAGCGGCTACACACGAGGACATACCGCACCAAATGCCTCATTTAATTTTAATAAAGCTGCTCAAAATTCAGTATTTTTAATGAGTAATATTACTCCACAAAATGAACAAATTAATAATAAAATTTGGAATGAAATTGAACAAAAAGAGAGAATTTTGGCTTTAAAATTTCATAGCATTGAAGTTTTAAATCTAGTCCTTTATGATAAAAATCCACAATTTATTAAAAATCATATTGCTATACCTTTTTCTTATATTAAAATCATCAAAACCCCAAAATTTAAAGAATGTTATAAAGTGCCAAATCATGAAGTTGAAAACGAAGATATCAATAAATATAAAATAAATTGTGATAAATTTTAG
- a CDS encoding trimeric intracellular cation channel family protein, with product MEINALTITILYIIGISAEGMTGALAAGRHKMDLFGVIFIALVTAIGGGSIRDVLLGHYPLTWVKHPEYIILICVCALIATKIPRIVTQLESLFLTLDAIGLVVFSILGAQIAIDENHGFIIAIAAAVITGVFGGILRDILCMRIPLVFQKEIYAGIAMIAGAIYYIFIIWFELNTLICTLLTLFIGVIARLLAIKYQWSLPIFSYNEEK from the coding sequence ATGGAAATAAACGCCCTTACCATCACCATTCTTTATATTATAGGAATCTCAGCAGAAGGTATGACAGGAGCCTTAGCCGCAGGACGACATAAAATGGATCTTTTTGGGGTAATTTTCATAGCACTTGTAACAGCAATAGGTGGAGGAAGTATACGAGATGTGCTTTTAGGACATTATCCACTAACTTGGGTAAAACACCCTGAATATATTATCTTAATTTGTGTTTGTGCTCTTATAGCAACCAAAATTCCACGCATAGTCACTCAACTTGAAAGCTTATTTTTAACTCTTGATGCCATTGGACTTGTGGTATTTAGCATACTTGGAGCACAAATAGCCATAGATGAAAACCATGGTTTTATTATAGCTATTGCGGCTGCTGTTATTACTGGAGTTTTTGGAGGAATTTTAAGAGATATTTTATGCATGAGAATTCCTTTAGTGTTTCAAAAAGAAATTTATGCAGGTATTGCTATGATAGCAGGAGCAATTTATTATATATTTATTATTTGGTTTGAACTAAATACCCTAATTTGCACACTTTTAACCTTATTTATAGGAGTAATAGCTAGACTTTTAGCTATTAAATATCAATGGTCTTTGCCTATATTTTCTTACAATGAAGAAAAATAA
- a CDS encoding EexN family lipoprotein, producing the protein MQKLGIFFIIFIMFFITACDDDKMENYYKTHPNEAKEKAKKCKERNTLSKECIHALKIGIKPTHEESKYSPNIQSKFNNKISNNKTLNQQTQILKQENKTIVKDLEQNLKNYEYTLENQNTKDFDHNLENNDNIVVAPMAEEFSEVYPSKMQNSTFGNEVNLVQEKLP; encoded by the coding sequence ATGCAAAAATTAGGGATTTTTTTTATAATATTTATAATGTTTTTTATAACAGCCTGTGATGATGACAAAATGGAAAACTATTACAAAACTCATCCTAACGAAGCAAAAGAAAAAGCAAAAAAATGCAAAGAAAGAAATACTTTAAGCAAAGAATGTATCCATGCATTAAAAATAGGCATTAAACCAACACATGAAGAAAGTAAATATAGCCCCAACATTCAATCAAAATTTAACAATAAAATATCAAATAATAAAACTTTAAACCAGCAAACACAAATTTTAAAACAAGAAAATAAGACAATTGTCAAAGATCTTGAGCAAAATCTAAAAAACTATGAATATACCCTAGAAAATCAAAATACCAAAGATTTTGATCATAATTTAGAAAATAATGACAATATAGTTGTAGCACCTATGGCAGAAGAATTTTCTGAAGTTTATCCTTCTAAAATGCAAAACTCCACCTTTGGAAATGAGGTTAATTTAGTACAAGAAAAACTGCCATGA
- a CDS encoding EexN family lipoprotein — MKTIFLSIFISLLLLGCEQTKSVEYYQNHPQEARERSLECKNKSIISQDCINAYKVGFPKDQFDDEDNIIP, encoded by the coding sequence ATGAAAACAATTTTTCTTTCAATTTTTATCAGCCTACTTTTGCTAGGATGTGAACAAACTAAAAGTGTAGAATATTATCAAAATCACCCTCAAGAAGCTAGAGAAAGAAGCCTAGAATGCAAAAATAAATCCATCATTAGTCAAGATTGCATTAATGCTTATAAAGTAGGTTTTCCAAAAGATCAATTTGATGATGAAGATAATATTATTCCTTAA
- the cmoA gene encoding carboxy-S-adenosyl-L-methionine synthase CmoA → MKDELFKQDLKKQFEFDKNVASVFDDMINRSVPFYKENLELCGRLLAKILPLQASVCDLGCSSANFLIFLANLRKDLKLFGVDNSACMLEIARSKIQAYGFDVKFFEADLCEFDFYKCDAFIANYTMQFIRPPKRQEMINKIYENLNTQGVFIMSEKILYEDAFLSKNMIELYAHYKEKQGYSKFEIASKREALENILIPYTQKENITMLQIAGFKKIESIFKWANFETFLAFKE, encoded by the coding sequence ATGAAAGATGAGCTTTTTAAACAAGATTTAAAAAAACAATTTGAGTTTGATAAGAATGTGGCTAGTGTATTTGATGATATGATTAATCGATCTGTACCTTTTTATAAAGAAAATCTTGAGCTTTGTGGGAGATTACTAGCTAAAATTTTACCTTTGCAGGCAAGTGTTTGTGATTTGGGTTGTTCAAGTGCTAATTTTTTAATTTTTTTAGCTAATCTTAGAAAAGATTTAAAATTGTTTGGAGTTGATAATTCTGCTTGTATGCTTGAAATAGCAAGATCAAAAATACAAGCTTATGGATTTGATGTAAAATTTTTTGAAGCAGATTTATGTGAATTTGATTTTTATAAATGCGATGCTTTTATAGCAAATTATACTATGCAATTTATTCGTCCTCCTAAAAGACAAGAAATGATTAATAAAATTTATGAGAATTTAAATACTCAAGGTGTTTTTATTATGAGTGAAAAAATTCTTTATGAAGATGCCTTTTTATCAAAAAATATGATAGAACTTTATGCGCATTATAAAGAAAAACAAGGTTATTCTAAATTTGAGATTGCAAGCAAAAGAGAAGCTTTAGAAAATATTTTAATACCTTATACACAAAAAGAAAATATTACAATGTTACAAATAGCCGGTTTTAAAAAGATAGAAAGTATTTTTAAATGGGCTAATTTTGAGACTTTTTTGGCTTTTAAGGAATAA